A stretch of DNA from Alphaproteobacteria bacterium:
GGGCGTGCAACAAAGCGTCCTTTCGAACACGCAAACGACACAGAATCAGGTTCAATTGCAGCTTCAGCAGAACGTCGGCGACATCCAGAACGTCGACGTCGCGCAAGTGGCGACCAGCCTCAGCGCTGCGCAAAACAACCTGGAATCGAGCTTTGCGGTAACCGCGCGGTTGAGCCAGCTCAGCCTCATCAATTTTCTGCCGGTTCCGTGAGGGCAAGTCGCTGAAGACAGATAAAGGAACGGAATGATGCCTCTCACCCAAACTATTGCAACCGATTTGCGCAACTCGCCACTTGTCCCGCCGGCGGTCGAGCTCAGCGATGCGGTTGAAATCGACACACGGTTTGGCCGCTTCACCTATTCCCGCGCGAAGATCATAACGATGCGGCAGGGTGTCCTTGGATTTTCGGGCTATCGTGAATTCGTTTTACTCACCCTGCCCGATCCACGCTTCGCACAATTCCGACTGCTTCAGTGCGTGAGTGAACCAGCACTGTCGTTTCTCGTGATTCCAAATCAACCGGCGCACTGCGGTATCGATCCGGCCGACATGTCCGAAGCATTCACAGCTTGCGGCGTAAGCGGGGCGGATGCCGCCTTCCTTTTGATCGTTACGATCCGCAAAAGCGAGGGGAAGGTGGGCATGACCGTGAATATGAGGGCCCCGATTGTGCTCGATCTTCGCCGCAAGGTTGCGCAGCAATACGTTCTGGCAAATAGCCGATATTCGATCCGCCATCACCTTTAGAATTACCGCAAGGCGTCGTTCCCGTTCCAGCCGCGCAATGTCCCCAGCGCATTGGATCCCGTTGCCGAGAGGTAGTGCAGTGTTTTAGCACCGGCCGACCGCATCGCCGTTCGCGCTTTGTTTATCGATCGGCAATTACCCAATCGGACCGGGGCCGCTTGCGCCATCGGCCCCACGTGCTATAACGCAGGCCGATAACGAACGGCGCACGATTGGAAAAAGGTAGATGGTTCCGACGGTGCTGGTCCTGAACGGGCCGAACCTCAACCTCCTCGGTACACGCGAGCCCGAGCATTACGGTCGTCAGACCCTCTCGGACATCGAGGCGACGATGCGCGCACATGCTCGCTCGATCGGTTTCGACATCGATCTCCGTCAATCCAACCACGAAGGCGAATTGGTTGATTGGATTCAGGCGGCGCACGAAAGCTGCGTTGCCATCGTCATCAACGCCGGCGCCTTGAGCCATACCTCGATCGCCATTCTCGACGCACTTCTCGCCTGCCGAATTCCGATCGTCGAGGTGCACTTGTCTAACATCTTCAGGCGCGAATCCTTTCGGCACGTCTCCTACGTTTCCCAAGCGGCGCGCGGGGTCATCTGTGGACTCGGATCGCAAGGCTATATCCTTGCCCTCGACGCAATTGCCAATCTCGTCAATAAGTCGGACGTCCCCTGATGTTAAAGCCAGAGAAGCCAATAGAGGTTCCGAGGAGCGAGATCGATTCGGCACTCGTGCGCCAGCTCGCCCAGCTGCTCGACGAGACGGGCTTGCACGAACTCGAGTATGCAACCGATCACTGGAAAATTCGCGTTGCGCGCCATGCCGGGGTCGCCACTTACATACCGACGAGTGTTCCCGCCACGGCGCCGGGTGCTGTAGCGCCTGCCGCCACGGCGCCGATGGACCCGGCGGCGGACGCGAGTCATCCCGGTGCGGTGCTCTCGCCCATGGTCGGAACGGTCTATCTCGCACCCGAGCCAAGTGCTGCCACATTCGTTCAGGTCGGGGACCAAATCAAGGCCGGCGATACGCTTCTCATTATCGAAGCGATGAAAGTCATGAATCCGGTCGCCGCACCCCGCGCCGGCCGCGTTGCGAAAATCGCCGTCGACAATGGCGCACCGGTCGAATTCGGCGCCGTGTTGATGATTGTCGAATAACGTCCCTCTCAGGCAACGCGCTCGCATGTTCGAAAAGGTGCTCATCGCCAACCGCGGAGAAGTGGCACTGCGCATCCAGCGCGCTTGCAAGGAGATGGGTATTGCGACGGTTGCAATCCATTCGACGGCGGACGTCGACGCGATGCATGTCCGCCTTGCGGATGAGAGCGTTTGCATCGGCCCGCCGCCCGCGCGAGAAAGCTATCTCAATATCCCGGCCATCATCTCGGCCGCGACAATCACGAACGCCGACGCGATCCATCCCGGTTACGGATTCCTGTCCGAAAACGCCAAATTCGCCGAGATTGTCGAGGAGCACGGCTTCACGTTCATTGGCCCATCGCCCGATCACATCCGGCTCATGGGCGACAAAGTCCAAGCTAAATTGGCGGTCAAGGCGGCAGGCCTTCCTGTCGTCGCGGGCTCCGACGGGCCCGTGCTCGACACGGACGAAGCGCTCGAGATTGCGGGGCGGATCGGCTATCCGGTCCTCGTCAAGGCGGCCGGCGGGGGCGGGGGCAAGGGGATGAAGGTCGCAGAATCGCCGAAATCGCTCGGCGAGGCTTTCCGCTTTGCGCGCACCGAAGCCCAGGCTGCCTTCGGCAATGGTTCCCTTTATCTCGAAAAGTATCTGGGCCATCCGCGCCACATCGAGGTGCAGATCGTGGCCGATCATCACGGACACGTTGTCCATCTCGGCGAGCGGGACTGTTCGCTGCAGCGTAACCACCAGAAAATCCTCGAGGAAGCACCGTCGCCAGCGCTGAATGCCGCAGAGAGGAGCGAGATCGGCATGATCGCGTGCGATGCGATTCACAAGATCGGCTATCGCAGTCTCGGTACGATCGAGTTCCTTTTCGAGGACGGGAAGTTCTATTTCATCGAAATGAACACCCGCCTCCAAGTCGAACATCCGGTGACCGAGGCGATTTCGGGGCTCGATCTTGTGCGCGAACAAATTCGCATCGCGACAGGAGCGCCACTGTCCCTCACTCAGGCCGAAGTGCGTCTTGAGGGTCATGCGATCGAATGCCGAATTAATGCCGAGAATCCGGAAACTTTCGCACCCTCGCCTGGAAAGGTGACCGACTACCACGTCCCCGGCGGTTTAGGCGTGCGCGCCGATTCTGCGCTATACACGGGATACAGCGTGCCGCCCTATTACGACAGCCTGGTCGCAAAGCTCATCGTGCACGGCAATAATCGCAACGAATGCCTGCTGCGCATGCGTCGCGCGCTCG
This window harbors:
- the fliW gene encoding flagellar assembly protein FliW → MPLTQTIATDLRNSPLVPPAVELSDAVEIDTRFGRFTYSRAKIITMRQGVLGFSGYREFVLLTLPDPRFAQFRLLQCVSEPALSFLVIPNQPAHCGIDPADMSEAFTACGVSGADAAFLLIVTIRKSEGKVGMTVNMRAPIVLDLRRKVAQQYVLANSRYSIRHHL
- the aroQ gene encoding type II 3-dehydroquinate dehydratase; protein product: MVPTVLVLNGPNLNLLGTREPEHYGRQTLSDIEATMRAHARSIGFDIDLRQSNHEGELVDWIQAAHESCVAIVINAGALSHTSIAILDALLACRIPIVEVHLSNIFRRESFRHVSYVSQAARGVICGLGSQGYILALDAIANLVNKSDVP
- the accC gene encoding acetyl-CoA carboxylase biotin carboxylase subunit; translation: MFEKVLIANRGEVALRIQRACKEMGIATVAIHSTADVDAMHVRLADESVCIGPPPARESYLNIPAIISAATITNADAIHPGYGFLSENAKFAEIVEEHGFTFIGPSPDHIRLMGDKVQAKLAVKAAGLPVVAGSDGPVLDTDEALEIAGRIGYPVLVKAAGGGGGKGMKVAESPKSLGEAFRFARTEAQAAFGNGSLYLEKYLGHPRHIEVQIVADHHGHVVHLGERDCSLQRNHQKILEEAPSPALNAAERSEIGMIACDAIHKIGYRSLGTIEFLFEDGKFYFIEMNTRLQVEHPVTEAISGLDLVREQIRIATGAPLSLTQAEVRLEGHAIECRINAENPETFAPSPGKVTDYHVPGGLGVRADSALYTGYSVPPYYDSLVAKLIVHGNNRNECLLRMRRALDEYVIGGIETTIPLHRRLVSNNDIINGDYDIHWLERFVGLNR
- the accB gene encoding acetyl-CoA carboxylase biotin carboxyl carrier protein, translating into MLKPEKPIEVPRSEIDSALVRQLAQLLDETGLHELEYATDHWKIRVARHAGVATYIPTSVPATAPGAVAPAATAPMDPAADASHPGAVLSPMVGTVYLAPEPSAATFVQVGDQIKAGDTLLIIEAMKVMNPVAAPRAGRVAKIAVDNGAPVEFGAVLMIVE